A genome region from Camelina sativa cultivar DH55 chromosome 10, Cs, whole genome shotgun sequence includes the following:
- the LOC109126810 gene encoding ABC transporter B family member 2-like, with protein sequence MQPSGDPTPEKDKAQPKVSLLKLFSFADFYDCVLMTLGSIGACIHGASVPIFFIFFGKLINIIGLAYLFPKQASHRVAKYSLDFVYLSVAILFSSWLEVACWMHTGERQAAKMRRAYLRSMLSQDISLFDTELASHKTV encoded by the exons ATGCAGCCGTCCGGTGATCCAACGCCGGAGAAAGACAAGGCGCAGCCAAAAGTGTCACTGCTGAAGCTCTTCTCATTCGCAGATTTCTATGATTGCGTTCTCATGACCCTCGGATCCATCGGAGCGTGCATTCATGGCGCCTCGGTTCctatctttttcatcttctttggcAAACTCATCAATATTATTGGTCTTGCGTATCTTTTCCCTAAACAAGCCTCTCACAGAGTCGCCAAG TACTCACTGGATTTTGTATATCTAAGTGTGGCTATACTATTCTCATCATGGTTAG AGGTTGCATGTTGGATGCATACGGGAGAGAGGCAAGCGGCGAAGATGAGGAGAGCTTATCTCCGGTCGATGTTAAGCCAAGACATAAGCTTATTCGACACTGAA CTAGCTAGCCACAAAACAGTTTGA
- the LOC104720113 gene encoding ABC transporter B family member 2 isoform X2, with amino-acid sequence MTNCLDYYRYIWLQVGNFLHYISRFIAGFAIGFTSVWQISLVTLSIVPLIALAGGIYAFVAIGLIARVRKSYIKAGEIAEEVIGNVRTVQAFTGEERAVRLYREALENTYKYGRKAGLTKGLGLGSLHCVLFLSWALLVWFTSIVVHKDIANGGKSFTTMLNVVIAGLSLGQAAPDISAFVRAKAAAYPIFKMIERNTMAKASARSSRKLGKIDGHIQFKDVSFSYPSRPDVVIFDKLNLAIPAGKIVALVGGSGSGKSTVISLIERFYEPISGAVLLDGNNINELNIKWLRGQIGLVNQEPALFATTITENIMYGKNDATAEDIARAAKLSEAISFISNLPEGFDTQVGERGIQLSGGQKQRIAISRAIVKNPSILLLDEATSALDAESEKSVQEALDRVMVGRTTVVVAHRLSTVRNADIIAVVHEGKIVEFGNHENLISNPDGAYSSLLRLQEAASLQRNPSLNRTLSRPQSINYSRELSRTRSSFCSERESITRPDGADPSKRVKVKPGRLYAMIRPDWMYGVCGTICAFIAGSQMPLFALGVSQALVSYYNSWDETQKEIKKIAILFCCASVITLIVYTIEHVCFGTMGERLTLRVRENMFRAILKNEIGWFDEVDNTSSMLASRLESDATLLKTIVVDRSTILLQNLGLVVTSFIIAFILNWRLTLVVLATFPLVISGHISEKLFMQGYGGDLSKAYLKANMLAGESVSNIRTVAAFCAEEKILELYSRELIEPSKSSFRRGQIAGLFYGISQFFIFSSYGLALWYGSTLMDKGLAGFKSVMKTFMVLIVTALAMGETLALAPDLLKGNQMVASVFEILDRKTQIVGETSEELTNVEGTIELKGVHFSYPSRPDVVIFRDFDLIVRSGKSMALVGQSGSGKSSVISLILRFYDPTAGKVMIEGKDIRKLDLKALRKHIGLVQQEPALFATTIYENILYGNEGASQSEVIESAMLANAHSFITSLPEGYSTKVGERGVQMSGGQRQRIAIARAILKNPAILLLDEATSALDVESERVVQQALDRLMTNRTTVVVAHRLSTIKNADTISVLHGGKIVEQGSHRKLVLNKTGPYFKLISLQQQQQP; translated from the exons ATGACAAATTGTCTGGATTATTACCGGTATATTTGGTTGCAGGTAGGGAATTTCTTGCACTACATAAGCCGGTTCATAGCCGGTTTTGCAATTGGATTTACTAGTGTATGGCAAATAAGTCTCGTCACTTTATCCATAGTCCCCTTAATCGCTTTAGCCGGCGGTATCTACGCGTTTGTCGCCATCGGACTTATCGCCCGTGTCCGGAAATCATACATCAAGGCCGGTGAGATTGCGGAAGAG GTGATTGGGAATGTGAGGACCGTACAAGCATTCACCGGTGAAGAAAGGGCGGTAAGATTATACCGAGAAGCTCTGGAGAACACGTACAAGTACGGGAGAAAAGCCGGTTTAACCAAAGGACTAGGTCTTGGATCGTTGCATTGTGTCTTGTTTCTGTCTTGGGCCTTGCTCGTATGGTTTACAAGCATTGTGGTTCACAAGGATATCGCCAATGGTGGCAAATCATTCACTACCATGCTCAACGTTGTTATCGCTGGCCT GTCTCTTGGACAAGCGGCGCCAGATATTTCTGCATTTGTGCGGGCAAAAGCAGCTGCTTATCCGATTTTCAAGATGATTGAACGGAACACGATGGCGAAAGCTAGCGCAAGATCCAGTCGTAAACTTGGGAAAATAGACGGGCACATTCAATTTAAGGACGTGAGCTTCAGTTACCCATCTCGCCCTGATGTGGTGATCTTTGACAAACTAAACTTAGCTATCCCTGCCGGGAAAATTGTGGCACTTGTTGGAGGAAGCGGGTCAGGTAAAAGTACGGTCATATCTTTGATCGAGCGGTTCTACGAACCTATTTCTGGAGCAGTGTTGCTAGACGGGAACAATATCAACGAGCTGAATATTAAGTGGTTAAGGGGACAGATTGGTTTGGTTAACCAAGAACCAGCTCTTTTTGCAACAACGATTACTGAGAACATTATGTATGGCAAAAATGACGCGACAGCTGAGGATATTGCCCGTGCTGCAAAGCTCTCGGAAGCGATTTCGTTCATCAGCAACCTCCCTGAAGGATTTGATACTCAG GTCGGCGAGAGAGGGATTCAACTATCCGGTGGACAGAAACAAAGGATTGCTATTTCAAGAGCAATCGTGAAGAATCCGTCGATACTCTTACTAGACGAGGCAACAAGTGCTTTAGACGCAGAGTCAGAAAAGAGCGTGCAAGAAGCATTGGATCGAGTGATGGTTGGGAGAACAACGGTGGTGGTGGCTCACAGACTCTCAACCGTAAGAAACGCTGACATCATAGCAGTTGTTCACGAAGGGAAAATCGTTGAGTTTGGAAACCACGAGAATCTTATATCTAATCCCGACGGAGCTTACTcctctcttcttcgtctccaaGAGGCTGCCTCATTGCAGCGTAACCCTTCCTTAAATCGCACTTTAAGCAGGCCACAGAG TATAAATTACTCTAGGGAACTATCAAGAACAAGGTCGAGCTTTTGTTCGGAGAGGGAATCCATAACTCGACCGGATGGGGCCGATCCATCAAAAAGGGTGAAAGTAAAACCGGGACGTCTATACGCTATGATCCGTCCGGACTGGATGTACGGTGTATGTGGCACGATATGTGCATTTATCGCTGGATCTCAGATGCCCCTTTTCGCACTTGGAGTCTCGCAAGCCTTAGTTTCCTACTACAATAGTTGGGATGAGACTCAAAAAGAGATCAAGAAGATAGCTATCCTCTTCTGCTGCGCCTCTGTCATCACCCTAATAGTCTACACCATTGAGCATGTCTGCTTCGGTACTATGGGAGAGCGTCTCACTCTTCGTGTCCGCGAAAATATGTTTAGAG cGATCTTGAAGAACGAAATTGGGTGGTTCGATGAGGTGGACAACACAAGCTCAATGTTGGCATCGCGGCTTGAGAGTGATGCGACTTTGCTTAAAACCATAGTGGTCGATAGGTCGACGATTCTACTCCAGAACTTAGGTCTTGTTGTGACCTCTTTCATCATCGCCTTCATACTTAACTGGCGTCTCACTCTTGTCGTCTTGGCCACATTCCCATTGGTTATAAGCGGCCATATCAGTGAG AAACTTTTCATGCAAGGATATGGAGGAGACTTGAGCAAAGCATACCTAAAGGCCAACATGTTGGCAGGAGAATCTGTTAGCAACATCCGCACGGTCGCCGCCTTTTGTGCTGAGGAAAAGATTCTAGAACTTTACTCAAGAGAGCTTATAGAACCTTCCAAAAGTTCTTTCAGGCGTGGACAAATTGCTGGACTTTTCTATGGTATCTCTCAGTTCTTCATTTTCTCTTCATATGGCCTCGCCCTCTg GTACGGATCAACTTTGATGGACAAAGGATTAGCGGGCTTCAAATCAGTGATGAAAACATTCATGGTTTTGATTGTGACGGCGTTAGCTATGGGTGAGACATTGGCTCTAGCTCCGGATCTTCTAAAAGGAAACCAAATGGTTGCGTCCGTGTTCGAGATCTTAGACCGGAAAACTCAGATCGTTGGAGAAACCAGCGAGGAGCTGACTAATGTGGAAGGCACGATTGAGCTCAAAGGCGTCCACTTTAGCTACCCTTCAAGACCGGATGTTGTAATTTTTCGGGACTTTGATCTGATAG TTCGTTCTGGAAAGAGCATGGCGCTAGTGGGACAGAGTGGATCCGGTAAAAGTTCTGTCATTTCACTCATTCTCCGGTTCTATGATCCCACTGCCGGAAAAGTCATGATAGAGG GAAAAGACATCAGGAAACTAGATTTGAAAGCACTGAGGAAACATATTGGTCTGGTTCAACAAGAACCTGCACTTTTCGCCACAACAATCTACGAGAACATTTTGTATGGAAACGAAGGAGCATCTCAATCTGAAGTCATCGAATCAGCTATGCTCGCAAACGCTCACAGCTTCATCACCTCTCTTCCAGAAGGTTACTCTACCAAAGTTGGTGAACGTGGTGTTCAGATGTCAGGCGGTCAGAGACAAAGGATTGCTATCGCTAGAGCCATCCTCAAGAATCCAGCGATTCTATTACTTGACGAAGCCACAAGCGCTTTGGACGTTGAATCTGAACGTGTG GTACAACAAGCATTGGATCGGTTAATGACTAATCGGACAACGGTGGTGGTTGCTCACCGGCTATCGACAATCAAGAACGCTGACACAATAAGTGTATTACATGGAGGTAAGATCGTAGAGCAAGGCAGCCACCGTAAACTCGTTCTGAACAAGACTGGTCCTTATTTTAAACTCATCAGtcttcagcagcagcaacaacctTAA
- the LOC104720113 gene encoding ABC transporter B family member 2 isoform X1, with product MTNCLDYYRYIWLQVGNFLHYISRFIAGFAIGFTSVWQISLVTLSIVPLIALAGGIYAFVAIGLIARVRKSYIKAGEIAEEVIGNVRTVQAFTGEERAVRLYREALENTYKYGRKAGLTKGLGLGSLHCVLFLSWALLVWFTSIVVHKDIANGGKSFTTMLNVVIAGLSLGQAAPDISAFVRAKAAAYPIFKMIERNTMAKASARSSRKLGKIDGHIQFKDVSFSYPSRPDVVIFDKLNLAIPAGKIVALVGGSGSGKSTVISLIERFYEPISGAVLLDGNNINELNIKWLRGQIGLVNQEPALFATTITENIMYGKNDATAEDIARAAKLSEAISFISNLPEGFDTQVGERGIQLSGGQKQRIAISRAIVKNPSILLLDEATSALDAESEKSVQEALDRVMVGRTTVVVAHRLSTVRNADIIAVVHEGKIVEFGNHENLISNPDGAYSSLLRLQEAASLQRNPSLNRTLSRPQSINYSRELSRTRSSFCSERESITRPDGADPSKRVKVKPGRLYAMIRPDWMYGVCGTICAFIAGSQMPLFALGVSQALVSYYNSWDETQKEIKKIAILFCCASVITLIVYTIEHVCFGTMGERLTLRVRENMFRAILKNEIGWFDEVDNTSSMLASRLESDATLLKTIVVDRSTILLQNLGLVVTSFIIAFILNWRLTLVVLATFPLVISGHISEKLFMQGYGGDLSKAYLKANMLAGESVSNIRTVAAFCAEEKILELYSRELIEPSKSSFRRGQIAGLFYGISQFFIFSSYGLALWYGSTLMDKGLAGFKSVMKTFMVLIVTALAMGETLALAPDLLKGNQMVASVFEILDRKTQIVGETSEELTNVEGTIELKGVHFSYPSRPDVVIFRDFDLIVRSGKSMALVGQSGSGKSSVISLILRFYDPTAGKVMIEGKDIRKLDLKALRKHIGLVQQEPALFATTIYENILYGNEGASQSEVIESAMLANAHSFITSLPEGYSTKVGERGVQMSGGQRQRIAIARAILKNPAILLLDEATSALDVESERVVQQALDRLMTNRTTVVVAHRLSTIKNADTISVLHGGKIVEQGSHRKLVLNKTGPYFKLISLQQQQQP from the exons ATGACAAATTGTCTGGATTATTACCGGTATATTTGGTTGCAGGTAGGGAATTTCTTGCACTACATAAGCCGGTTCATAGCCGGTTTTGCAATTGGATTTACTAGTGTATGGCAAATAAGTCTCGTCACTTTATCCATAGTCCCCTTAATCGCTTTAGCCGGCGGTATCTACGCGTTTGTCGCCATCGGACTTATCGCCCGTGTCCGGAAATCATACATCAAGGCCGGTGAGATTGCGGAAGAG GTGATTGGGAATGTGAGGACCGTACAAGCATTCACCGGTGAAGAAAGGGCGGTAAGATTATACCGAGAAGCTCTGGAGAACACGTACAAGTACGGGAGAAAAGCCGGTTTAACCAAAGGACTAGGTCTTGGATCGTTGCATTGTGTCTTGTTTCTGTCTTGGGCCTTGCTCGTATGGTTTACAAGCATTGTGGTTCACAAGGATATCGCCAATGGTGGCAAATCATTCACTACCATGCTCAACGTTGTTATCGCTGGCCT GTCTCTTGGACAAGCGGCGCCAGATATTTCTGCATTTGTGCGGGCAAAAGCAGCTGCTTATCCGATTTTCAAGATGATTGAACGGAACACGATGGCGAAAGCTAGCGCAAGATCCAGTCGTAAACTTGGGAAAATAGACGGGCACATTCAATTTAAGGACGTGAGCTTCAGTTACCCATCTCGCCCTGATGTGGTGATCTTTGACAAACTAAACTTAGCTATCCCTGCCGGGAAAATTGTGGCACTTGTTGGAGGAAGCGGGTCAGGTAAAAGTACGGTCATATCTTTGATCGAGCGGTTCTACGAACCTATTTCTGGAGCAGTGTTGCTAGACGGGAACAATATCAACGAGCTGAATATTAAGTGGTTAAGGGGACAGATTGGTTTGGTTAACCAAGAACCAGCTCTTTTTGCAACAACGATTACTGAGAACATTATGTATGGCAAAAATGACGCGACAGCTGAGGATATTGCCCGTGCTGCAAAGCTCTCGGAAGCGATTTCGTTCATCAGCAACCTCCCTGAAGGATTTGATACTCAG GTCGGCGAGAGAGGGATTCAACTATCCGGTGGACAGAAACAAAGGATTGCTATTTCAAGAGCAATCGTGAAGAATCCGTCGATACTCTTACTAGACGAGGCAACAAGTGCTTTAGACGCAGAGTCAGAAAAGAGCGTGCAAGAAGCATTGGATCGAGTGATGGTTGGGAGAACAACGGTGGTGGTGGCTCACAGACTCTCAACCGTAAGAAACGCTGACATCATAGCAGTTGTTCACGAAGGGAAAATCGTTGAGTTTGGAAACCACGAGAATCTTATATCTAATCCCGACGGAGCTTACTcctctcttcttcgtctccaaGAGGCTGCCTCATTGCAGCGTAACCCTTCCTTAAATCGCACTTTAAGCAGGCCACAGAG TATAAATTACTCTAGGGAACTATCAAGAACAAGGTCGAGCTTTTGTTCGGAGAGGGAATCCATAACTCGACCGGATGGGGCCGATCCATCAAAAAGGGTGAAAGTAAAACCGGGACGTCTATACGCTATGATCCGTCCGGACTGGATGTACGGTGTATGTGGCACGATATGTGCATTTATCGCTGGATCTCAGATGCCCCTTTTCGCACTTGGAGTCTCGCAAGCCTTAGTTTCCTACTACAATAGTTGGGATGAGACTCAAAAAGAGATCAAGAAGATAGCTATCCTCTTCTGCTGCGCCTCTGTCATCACCCTAATAGTCTACACCATTGAGCATGTCTGCTTCGGTACTATGGGAGAGCGTCTCACTCTTCGTGTCCGCGAAAATATGTTTAGAG cGATCTTGAAGAACGAAATTGGGTGGTTCGATGAGGTGGACAACACAAGCTCAATGTTGGCATCGCGGCTTGAGAGTGATGCGACTTTGCTTAAAACCATAGTGGTCGATAGGTCGACGATTCTACTCCAGAACTTAGGTCTTGTTGTGACCTCTTTCATCATCGCCTTCATACTTAACTGGCGTCTCACTCTTGTCGTCTTGGCCACATTCCCATTGGTTATAAGCGGCCATATCAGTGAG AAACTTTTCATGCAAGGATATGGAGGAGACTTGAGCAAAGCATACCTAAAGGCCAACATGTTGGCAGGAGAATCTGTTAGCAACATCCGCACGGTCGCCGCCTTTTGTGCTGAGGAAAAGATTCTAGAACTTTACTCAAGAGAGCTTATAGAACCTTCCAAAAGTTCTTTCAGGCGTGGACAAATTGCTGGACTTTTCTATGGTATCTCTCAGTTCTTCATTTTCTCTTCATATGGCCTCGCCCTCTg GTACGGATCAACTTTGATGGACAAAGGATTAGCGGGCTTCAAATCAGTGATGAAAACATTCATGGTTTTGATTGTGACGGCGTTAGCTATGGGTGAGACATTGGCTCTAGCTCCGGATCTTCTAAAAGGAAACCAAATGGTTGCGTCCGTGTTCGAGATCTTAGACCGGAAAACTCAGATCGTTGGAGAAACCAGCGAGGAGCTGACTAATGTGGAAGGCACGATTGAGCTCAAAGGCGTCCACTTTAGCTACCCTTCAAGACCGGATGTTGTAATTTTTCGGGACTTTGATCTGATAGTTCGTTCTGGAAAGAGCATGGCGCTAGTGGGACAGAGTGGATCCGGTAAAAGTTCTGTCATTTCACTCATTCTCCGGTTCTATGATCCCACTGCCGGAAAAGTCATGATAGAGG GAAAAGACATCAGGAAACTAGATTTGAAAGCACTGAGGAAACATATTGGTCTGGTTCAACAAGAACCTGCACTTTTCGCCACAACAATCTACGAGAACATTTTGTATGGAAACGAAGGAGCATCTCAATCTGAAGTCATCGAATCAGCTATGCTCGCAAACGCTCACAGCTTCATCACCTCTCTTCCAGAAGGTTACTCTACCAAAGTTGGTGAACGTGGTGTTCAGATGTCAGGCGGTCAGAGACAAAGGATTGCTATCGCTAGAGCCATCCTCAAGAATCCAGCGATTCTATTACTTGACGAAGCCACAAGCGCTTTGGACGTTGAATCTGAACGTGTG GTACAACAAGCATTGGATCGGTTAATGACTAATCGGACAACGGTGGTGGTTGCTCACCGGCTATCGACAATCAAGAACGCTGACACAATAAGTGTATTACATGGAGGTAAGATCGTAGAGCAAG GCAGCCACCGTAAACTCGTTCTGAACAAGACTGGTCCTTATTTTAAACTCATCAGtcttcagcagcagcaacaacctTAA
- the LOC104717660 gene encoding V-type proton ATPase subunit G3 has translation MDSLRGQGGIQMLLTAEQEAGRIVSAARTAKLARMKQAKDEAEREMEEYRSKLEEEYQAQVSGTDQEAITKRLDDETEGRIKNLKDSSSKVSKDIVKMLIKYVTTTGA, from the exons ATGGATTCTTTAAGAGGCCAAGGTGGGATTCAGATGCTTTTAACTGCTGAACAAGAAGCGGGACGGATTGTTTCGGCTGCGAGGACCG CAAAACTAGCAAGAATGAAGCAAGCGAAAGACGAGGCTGAGAGGGAGATGGAAGAGTACAGGTCCAAATTAGAAGAAGAGTATCAAGCACAAGTTTCTGGG ACGGATCAAGAAGCAATTACAAAACGTTTAGATGATGAAACAGAAGGCAGGATTAAGAACCTTAAGGACTCTAGCTCAAAGGTCTCCAAGGACATTGTCAAGATGCTCATCAAATACGTAACCACTACTGGAGCATAA
- the LOC104720113 gene encoding ABC transporter B family member 2 isoform X3 has translation MTNCLDYYRYIWLQVGNFLHYISRFIAGFAIGFTSVWQISLVTLSIVPLIALAGGIYAFVAIGLIARVRKSYIKAGEIAEEVIGNVRTVQAFTGEERAVRLYREALENTYKYGRKAGLTKGLGLGSLHCVLFLSWALLVWFTSIVVHKDIANGGKSFTTMLNVVIAGLSLGQAAPDISAFVRAKAAAYPIFKMIERNTMAKASARSSRKLGKIDGHIQFKDVSFSYPSRPDVVIFDKLNLAIPAGKIVALVGGSGSGKSTVISLIERFYEPISGAVLLDGNNINELNIKWLRGQIGLVNQEPALFATTITENIMYGKNDATAEDIARAAKLSEAISFISNLPEGFDTQVGERGIQLSGGQKQRIAISRAIVKNPSILLLDEATSALDAESEKSVQEALDRVMVGRTTVVVAHRLSTVRNADIIAVVHEGKIVEFGNHENLISNPDGAYSSLLRLQEAASLQRNPSLNRTLSRPQSINYSRELSRTRSSFCSERESITRPDGADPSKRVKVKPGRLYAMIRPDWMYGVCGTICAFIAGSQMPLFALGVSQALVSYYNSWDETQKEIKKIAILFCCASVITLIVYTIEHVCFGTMGERLTLRVRENMFRAILKNEIGWFDEVDNTSSMLASRLESDATLLKTIVVDRSTILLQNLGLVVTSFIIAFILNWRLTLVVLATFPLVISGHISEKLFMQGYGGDLSKAYLKANMLAGESVSNIRTVAAFCAEEKILELYSRELIEPSKSSFRRGQIAGLFYGISQFFIFSSYGLALWYGSTLMDKGLAGFKSVMKTFMVLIVTALAMGETLALAPDLLKGNQMVASVFEILDRKTQIVGETSEELTNVEGTIELKGVHFSYPSRPDVVIFRDFDLIVRSGKSMALVGQSGSGKSSVISLILRFYDPTAGKVMIEGKDIRKLDLKALRKHIGLVQQEPALFATTIYENILYGNEGASQSEVIESAMLANAHSFITSLPEGYSTKVGERGVQMSGGQRQRIAIARAILKNPAILLLDEATSALDVESERVVQQALDRLMTNRTTVVVAHRLSTIKNADTISVLHGGKIVEQGSHRKLVLNKTGPYFKLISLQQQQQP, from the exons ATGACAAATTGTCTGGATTATTACCGGTATATTTGGTTGCAGGTAGGGAATTTCTTGCACTACATAAGCCGGTTCATAGCCGGTTTTGCAATTGGATTTACTAGTGTATGGCAAATAAGTCTCGTCACTTTATCCATAGTCCCCTTAATCGCTTTAGCCGGCGGTATCTACGCGTTTGTCGCCATCGGACTTATCGCCCGTGTCCGGAAATCATACATCAAGGCCGGTGAGATTGCGGAAGAG GTGATTGGGAATGTGAGGACCGTACAAGCATTCACCGGTGAAGAAAGGGCGGTAAGATTATACCGAGAAGCTCTGGAGAACACGTACAAGTACGGGAGAAAAGCCGGTTTAACCAAAGGACTAGGTCTTGGATCGTTGCATTGTGTCTTGTTTCTGTCTTGGGCCTTGCTCGTATGGTTTACAAGCATTGTGGTTCACAAGGATATCGCCAATGGTGGCAAATCATTCACTACCATGCTCAACGTTGTTATCGCTGGCCT GTCTCTTGGACAAGCGGCGCCAGATATTTCTGCATTTGTGCGGGCAAAAGCAGCTGCTTATCCGATTTTCAAGATGATTGAACGGAACACGATGGCGAAAGCTAGCGCAAGATCCAGTCGTAAACTTGGGAAAATAGACGGGCACATTCAATTTAAGGACGTGAGCTTCAGTTACCCATCTCGCCCTGATGTGGTGATCTTTGACAAACTAAACTTAGCTATCCCTGCCGGGAAAATTGTGGCACTTGTTGGAGGAAGCGGGTCAGGTAAAAGTACGGTCATATCTTTGATCGAGCGGTTCTACGAACCTATTTCTGGAGCAGTGTTGCTAGACGGGAACAATATCAACGAGCTGAATATTAAGTGGTTAAGGGGACAGATTGGTTTGGTTAACCAAGAACCAGCTCTTTTTGCAACAACGATTACTGAGAACATTATGTATGGCAAAAATGACGCGACAGCTGAGGATATTGCCCGTGCTGCAAAGCTCTCGGAAGCGATTTCGTTCATCAGCAACCTCCCTGAAGGATTTGATACTCAG GTCGGCGAGAGAGGGATTCAACTATCCGGTGGACAGAAACAAAGGATTGCTATTTCAAGAGCAATCGTGAAGAATCCGTCGATACTCTTACTAGACGAGGCAACAAGTGCTTTAGACGCAGAGTCAGAAAAGAGCGTGCAAGAAGCATTGGATCGAGTGATGGTTGGGAGAACAACGGTGGTGGTGGCTCACAGACTCTCAACCGTAAGAAACGCTGACATCATAGCAGTTGTTCACGAAGGGAAAATCGTTGAGTTTGGAAACCACGAGAATCTTATATCTAATCCCGACGGAGCTTACTcctctcttcttcgtctccaaGAGGCTGCCTCATTGCAGCGTAACCCTTCCTTAAATCGCACTTTAAGCAGGCCACAGAG TATAAATTACTCTAGGGAACTATCAAGAACAAGGTCGAGCTTTTGTTCGGAGAGGGAATCCATAACTCGACCGGATGGGGCCGATCCATCAAAAAGGGTGAAAGTAAAACCGGGACGTCTATACGCTATGATCCGTCCGGACTGGATGTACGGTGTATGTGGCACGATATGTGCATTTATCGCTGGATCTCAGATGCCCCTTTTCGCACTTGGAGTCTCGCAAGCCTTAGTTTCCTACTACAATAGTTGGGATGAGACTCAAAAAGAGATCAAGAAGATAGCTATCCTCTTCTGCTGCGCCTCTGTCATCACCCTAATAGTCTACACCATTGAGCATGTCTGCTTCGGTACTATGGGAGAGCGTCTCACTCTTCGTGTCCGCGAAAATATGTTTAGAG cGATCTTGAAGAACGAAATTGGGTGGTTCGATGAGGTGGACAACACAAGCTCAATGTTGGCATCGCGGCTTGAGAGTGATGCGACTTTGCTTAAAACCATAGTGGTCGATAGGTCGACGATTCTACTCCAGAACTTAGGTCTTGTTGTGACCTCTTTCATCATCGCCTTCATACTTAACTGGCGTCTCACTCTTGTCGTCTTGGCCACATTCCCATTGGTTATAAGCGGCCATATCAGTGAG AAACTTTTCATGCAAGGATATGGAGGAGACTTGAGCAAAGCATACCTAAAGGCCAACATGTTGGCAGGAGAATCTGTTAGCAACATCCGCACGGTCGCCGCCTTTTGTGCTGAGGAAAAGATTCTAGAACTTTACTCAAGAGAGCTTATAGAACCTTCCAAAAGTTCTTTCAGGCGTGGACAAATTGCTGGACTTTTCTATGGTATCTCTCAGTTCTTCATTTTCTCTTCATATGGCCTCGCCCTCTg GTACGGATCAACTTTGATGGACAAAGGATTAGCGGGCTTCAAATCAGTGATGAAAACATTCATGGTTTTGATTGTGACGGCGTTAGCTATGGGTGAGACATTGGCTCTAGCTCCGGATCTTCTAAAAGGAAACCAAATGGTTGCGTCCGTGTTCGAGATCTTAGACCGGAAAACTCAGATCGTTGGAGAAACCAGCGAGGAGCTGACTAATGTGGAAGGCACGATTGAGCTCAAAGGCGTCCACTTTAGCTACCCTTCAAGACCGGATGTTGTAATTTTTCGGGACTTTGAT CTGATAGTTCGTTCTGGAAAGAGCATGGCGCTAGTGGGACAGAGTGGATCCGGTAAAAGTTCTGTCATTTCACTCATTCTCCGGTTCTATGATCCCACTGCCGGAAAAGTCATGATAGAGG GAAAAGACATCAGGAAACTAGATTTGAAAGCACTGAGGAAACATATTGGTCTGGTTCAACAAGAACCTGCACTTTTCGCCACAACAATCTACGAGAACATTTTGTATGGAAACGAAGGAGCATCTCAATCTGAAGTCATCGAATCAGCTATGCTCGCAAACGCTCACAGCTTCATCACCTCTCTTCCAGAAGGTTACTCTACCAAAGTTGGTGAACGTGGTGTTCAGATGTCAGGCGGTCAGAGACAAAGGATTGCTATCGCTAGAGCCATCCTCAAGAATCCAGCGATTCTATTACTTGACGAAGCCACAAGCGCTTTGGACGTTGAATCTGAACGTGTG GTACAACAAGCATTGGATCGGTTAATGACTAATCGGACAACGGTGGTGGTTGCTCACCGGCTATCGACAATCAAGAACGCTGACACAATAAGTGTATTACATGGAGGTAAGATCGTAGAGCAAGGCAGCCACCGTAAACTCGTTCTGAACAAGACTGGTCCTTATTTTAAACTCATCAGtcttcagcagcagcaacaacctTAA